In Alteromonas sp. V450, the following proteins share a genomic window:
- the gpsA gene encoding NAD(P)H-dependent glycerol-3-phosphate dehydrogenase — MKHEDMKSNSVSTSVSVLGAGSYGTALAFCLARNGNSTLLWGRDEKHIAEMQASRENARYLPGATFPAPLAVNANLDEVVSSSQDILVVVPSHAFAAMLHSLKPLLKPHQRVIWATKGLEPKTGRLLRDVAEEILGTHYPLAVLSGPTFAKEMVAGLPTAISLSSTDDSLSDEFAAKLHCAKSFRVYKNSDFTGVQLGGAVKNVIAIGAGLADGLGFGANARTALITRGLAELTRLGVKLGANPETFMGMAGLGDLVLTCTDNQSRNRRFGLALGQGKSVDVAIEEIGQVVEGYRNTEEVHILSKKVGVEMPICEQIYAVLYHGKSPKEAALALLGRDLKKEA; from the coding sequence ATGAAACACGAAGACATGAAGTCGAACTCGGTTTCAACGTCTGTTTCGGTATTAGGGGCGGGGTCTTACGGCACCGCCCTCGCTTTTTGTCTTGCTCGAAACGGTAATTCAACGCTACTGTGGGGCCGCGATGAAAAGCATATTGCTGAAATGCAGGCAAGTCGTGAAAATGCACGTTATCTTCCCGGCGCAACATTTCCAGCTCCCCTAGCCGTTAATGCGAATTTGGATGAGGTGGTGTCTTCAAGCCAAGACATTTTGGTTGTTGTACCTAGTCATGCATTTGCGGCGATGCTTCATAGCTTAAAGCCATTGCTAAAACCGCACCAGCGCGTTATCTGGGCCACTAAAGGGCTAGAGCCTAAAACCGGCCGTTTGCTTCGCGATGTGGCGGAAGAAATTTTAGGGACTCATTATCCTTTGGCTGTTTTGTCCGGCCCCACTTTTGCGAAAGAAATGGTAGCGGGGCTACCTACTGCGATTTCATTATCTTCTACCGACGATAGCTTAAGTGATGAGTTTGCAGCAAAGCTTCATTGTGCGAAGTCTTTTCGGGTATACAAAAACTCGGACTTTACTGGTGTACAGCTTGGTGGCGCGGTGAAAAACGTTATTGCAATTGGCGCGGGCTTGGCCGATGGCCTTGGCTTTGGTGCAAACGCGCGAACGGCGCTGATCACCCGAGGTTTAGCAGAGCTTACCCGGTTGGGCGTGAAGCTGGGTGCAAATCCAGAAACCTTTATGGGCATGGCGGGTCTTGGCGATTTAGTTCTAACTTGTACAGACAATCAATCGCGCAATCGTCGCTTTGGACTGGCTTTGGGTCAAGGCAAGAGTGTCGATGTGGCTATTGAAGAAATCGGACAAGTGGTTGAGGGATATCGCAATACTGAAGAAGTACACATATTATCTAAGAAAGTAGGCGTTGAAATGCCTATTTGCGAGCAAATCTACGCGGTTCTCTACCACGGGAAATCCCCCAAAGAGGCGGCGTTGGCCCTACTTGGCCGAGACCTCAAAAAAGAAGCGTAA
- a CDS encoding DUF6515 family protein, whose amino-acid sequence MKRITLTIITGVCLMVAGQASAHSGHHSHAKKGANNTVTVITQPARPLIDVAIRVPKIGLFVNVLPGAHRVEVVDNNRFYVANGHYYRKQGNRYVVVDSPYKKVKKVKRIHDNYRGNQKVVVVREGR is encoded by the coding sequence ATGAAACGTATAACATTGACTATTATTACCGGCGTTTGCTTGATGGTTGCAGGCCAGGCTAGCGCGCATTCAGGTCACCATTCTCACGCTAAAAAAGGTGCGAATAATACGGTAACTGTTATTACGCAACCTGCTCGTCCGCTAATTGACGTAGCCATACGCGTTCCTAAAATTGGACTATTCGTTAACGTGTTGCCAGGTGCACATAGGGTTGAAGTGGTCGATAACAACCGTTTTTACGTTGCGAATGGCCATTATTATCGAAAGCAGGGTAATCGCTATGTTGTCGTTGACTCCCCTTACAAGAAGGTGAAAAAAGTGAAGCGTATTCATGACAATTACCGAGGCAACCAAAAAGTGGTAGTGGTTAGGGAAGGGCGCTAG
- a CDS encoding methylglyoxal synthase, with amino-acid sequence MSRLTLALVAHDHKKPELLAWVKQHIDVLKQCNLVGTGTTGGLIASETGLDVTRYKSGPLGGDQQIGALIAENKLDALFFFWDPLNPAPHDPDVKALLRLCSVWNVPVACTPATADLVITSPLFLSPDYKPVKPTFE; translated from the coding sequence ATGAGCAGGCTTACCTTAGCGTTAGTAGCGCACGACCATAAAAAACCGGAGTTGCTAGCATGGGTGAAGCAGCATATTGACGTACTTAAACAATGCAATTTAGTAGGAACGGGAACAACAGGTGGTTTGATTGCCTCTGAAACTGGATTAGACGTCACACGGTATAAAAGCGGTCCGCTTGGCGGGGATCAACAGATAGGCGCGCTTATTGCCGAAAACAAGCTAGACGCGCTATTCTTTTTTTGGGATCCGTTAAACCCTGCACCTCACGACCCTGATGTAAAAGCGCTGCTGCGTTTATGTTCAGTGTGGAATGTGCCAGTAGCGTGTACTCCAGCAACAGCAGATTTAGTCATAACATCTCCGCTTTTCTTGTCACCGGATTACAAGCCAGTCAAACCAACGTTTGAATAA
- the argC gene encoding N-acetyl-gamma-glutamyl-phosphate reductase produces MYSVSIIGASGYTGAQLVQLVIQHPKLVLAGTYVSQNSSDAGKGIAELHGTLAHVDATLTPISDAALEEMANGVDFIFLATPHEASHDWMPILSSGKAKVLDLSGAFRLKDTDVFEQFYGFPHTQKQSLAQAVYGLAEWHEAQIASADVIAVPGCYPTASLSALKPLAANNLLDESVRPVINAVSGVSGAGRKASLTTSFFEVSLQAYGVLGHRHTPEIEAYLGTPVIFTPHLGNFKRGILATVTVKVKAGTTSAQLEQAYTGAYADKPIVRLRKSFPKIDDVAHTPFVDLHWKLDEASGYAVITAAIDNVMKGAASQAIQCLNIMTKQPVETGLVL; encoded by the coding sequence ATGTATAGCGTTTCAATTATTGGTGCCAGTGGTTACACAGGGGCACAATTGGTTCAGTTGGTTATTCAACACCCTAAACTAGTTTTGGCAGGTACTTACGTATCACAGAATAGTAGCGATGCGGGAAAAGGTATTGCAGAACTTCACGGCACTTTAGCTCACGTAGACGCTACGCTCACACCTATATCAGACGCAGCGCTAGAAGAGATGGCTAATGGCGTCGATTTTATTTTTCTTGCCACACCTCACGAAGCAAGCCACGACTGGATGCCTATCTTGTCCTCAGGCAAAGCCAAAGTACTCGATTTATCGGGGGCCTTCAGACTTAAAGATACCGACGTTTTTGAACAGTTCTACGGCTTCCCCCATACGCAAAAGCAAAGCCTAGCCCAAGCTGTTTACGGCCTTGCCGAATGGCACGAAGCGCAAATTGCCAGTGCTGATGTTATTGCTGTGCCTGGTTGCTACCCCACTGCGAGTCTTAGCGCACTTAAACCACTTGCTGCAAATAACCTACTTGATGAGAGCGTACGCCCTGTAATTAATGCCGTGTCGGGTGTTTCCGGTGCTGGTAGAAAAGCTAGCCTAACCACCAGCTTTTTTGAGGTCAGTCTTCAAGCATATGGCGTACTTGGTCATCGCCATACGCCTGAAATTGAAGCGTATCTAGGCACGCCTGTTATCTTTACGCCGCACTTAGGTAATTTTAAACGTGGGATATTGGCCACAGTAACCGTTAAGGTAAAAGCTGGTACCACCAGCGCGCAACTTGAACAAGCGTACACTGGCGCCTATGCTGATAAACCCATTGTGCGTTTGCGCAAGAGTTTTCCAAAAATTGACGACGTTGCTCATACCCCATTTGTTGATCTTCACTGGAAGTTAGATGAGGCATCTGGATACGCAGTGATTACCGCTGCAATCGACAACGTAATGAAGGGCGCTGCTTCTCAAGCTATACAGTGCCTAAACATAATGACGAAACAGCCAGTAGAGACAGGGTTAGTACTATGA
- a CDS encoding Spy/CpxP family protein refolding chaperone, which translates to MKRFLIASVTVAAMSISGVSNAKPSGPEMRHQQPVKEIVKHLRGLSLSDAQLGEIRTFISAFKSANPSLASASREKPDFDFETASEDQITAFVQSQLEERESKQFALAELRHNIFNVLNAEQQATVLARESKREYKREMRRDKRRDALEKKSVRVANHGEAKGKRSRDHGVGDRLRHEHDGIPFRGIELTDAQKTSLAELRESFKEIAKVNREVLHSFRDAQRELIRSASFSEETWSALVAQYKSDLVNAGVQKAMHRQAMFAVLTTEQQAKLSAQREERRKLRELFRS; encoded by the coding sequence ATGAAAAGGTTTTTAATAGCAAGTGTAACAGTAGCGGCAATGAGTATCAGCGGCGTTTCTAACGCAAAGCCTTCAGGCCCAGAAATGCGTCACCAGCAACCGGTAAAAGAAATTGTTAAACATCTTCGTGGCTTGAGCCTAAGTGATGCTCAACTTGGAGAAATTAGAACATTCATAAGTGCGTTCAAAAGCGCTAACCCTAGCTTAGCTAGTGCGAGTCGCGAAAAACCAGACTTTGACTTTGAAACCGCTTCTGAAGATCAAATTACCGCATTTGTTCAATCGCAACTTGAAGAACGCGAGTCAAAACAATTTGCTCTGGCTGAACTTCGCCACAATATCTTCAACGTGCTTAATGCAGAGCAACAAGCAACCGTACTAGCACGCGAGTCGAAAAGAGAATATAAAAGAGAAATGAGGCGCGACAAACGTCGCGACGCGCTTGAGAAGAAAAGCGTTCGAGTGGCAAACCATGGAGAGGCAAAAGGTAAAAGGTCTCGCGATCATGGTGTAGGAGACAGACTGCGCCATGAACATGACGGCATACCATTTAGGGGTATTGAGCTAACCGACGCTCAGAAAACAAGCCTTGCTGAGCTTCGCGAATCGTTCAAGGAGATCGCTAAAGTGAATAGAGAAGTGTTACATAGCTTCAGGGACGCCCAACGTGAATTAATTAGAAGTGCGTCTTTCTCAGAAGAAACATGGAGCGCACTTGTTGCTCAATACAAAAGCGACCTTGTTAATGCAGGCGTACAAAAAGCGATGCATCGCCAAGCAATGTTTGCAGTGCTCACAACCGAGCAGCAAGCAAAGTTAAGCGCACAGCGCGAAGAGAGACGAAAGCTACGTGAATTATTCCGCTCGTAA
- the grxC gene encoding glutaredoxin 3 translates to MSKVELYTKGHCPYCHRAKALLSQKGVEFIEYPIDVKPELRDEMIERANGGWTVPQIFIDDQHIGGCDDMMALEAQNKLNPLLGLA, encoded by the coding sequence ATGAGCAAAGTAGAACTTTACACCAAAGGGCATTGCCCATACTGCCATCGTGCCAAGGCACTGTTGTCACAAAAAGGTGTGGAATTTATTGAATACCCAATAGATGTTAAGCCTGAGCTGCGCGACGAAATGATCGAACGCGCAAACGGCGGCTGGACTGTACCGCAAATTTTCATTGATGATCAGCACATTGGTGGCTGTGACGATATGATGGCTTTAGAAGCACAGAACAAACTCAATCCATTGTTGGGTTTAGCATAA
- a CDS encoding alpha/beta fold hydrolase, producing MDWTLTSEQNLASTFATEINPFWQRSVSQGEFIGKDDITVRYAYCIPETPRSTIVISSGRIESYLKYKELIFDMFNNGFAVFILDHRGQGLSGRMTHDRQHGYVADFSDYVDDLVTFVETIVKPRQQGDLQLVCHSMGGAIGALTLLRRPHLFTKAIFASPMFGIKPSLPNWLANGLIRTGLAVNRMKKKESGYFFGQTPYIAFPYSLNKLTHSKVRYALFRELYDEEQDIQLGGVTTEWLRAAHEAMNTIEDSAGGILTHSLVLSADDDTIVDNKRQRVVAKRMANATLEIIPRAYHELFTESDEIRDRSLKRMFDFLTEN from the coding sequence ATGGACTGGACGTTGACGTCTGAACAAAACTTGGCATCTACGTTTGCCACTGAGATAAATCCATTTTGGCAGCGCTCTGTTAGTCAGGGTGAGTTTATTGGGAAAGATGATATAACCGTACGCTATGCATATTGTATCCCAGAGACGCCGCGTTCAACCATAGTTATAAGTTCAGGTCGAATTGAGTCGTATTTAAAGTACAAAGAGCTCATCTTTGACATGTTCAATAACGGTTTTGCTGTTTTTATCCTTGATCACCGAGGTCAGGGTTTATCCGGAAGAATGACGCATGATCGTCAACATGGTTATGTCGCCGATTTTAGCGATTATGTTGACGATCTCGTAACCTTTGTCGAAACAATTGTAAAACCGCGTCAACAAGGCGATTTACAGCTTGTGTGTCACTCAATGGGAGGCGCAATTGGCGCTTTGACCTTACTTCGACGCCCCCATCTTTTTACAAAGGCTATTTTCGCTTCACCGATGTTTGGAATAAAACCATCTTTGCCTAATTGGCTGGCAAACGGTCTTATTCGAACTGGGCTAGCCGTCAACAGGATGAAGAAAAAGGAATCTGGATATTTTTTCGGACAAACACCCTACATTGCGTTTCCTTACTCGTTAAATAAGTTAACACACAGCAAAGTCAGGTATGCGTTATTTAGAGAGTTGTACGATGAAGAGCAAGATATTCAGCTTGGCGGTGTGACGACAGAATGGTTACGTGCGGCACACGAGGCCATGAATACCATAGAGGATAGTGCCGGCGGCATATTAACACATTCGCTTGTTTTGAGTGCGGATGACGACACCATTGTTGATAACAAGCGCCAGCGAGTAGTCGCCAAAAGAATGGCAAACGCAACATTAGAAATTATACCGCGCGCTTATCATGAGCTATTTACTGAATCTGACGAAATTCGAGATCGTAGCCTAAAGCGCATGTTTGATTTTTTAACAGAAAATTGA
- the trmL gene encoding tRNA (uridine(34)/cytosine(34)/5-carboxymethylaminomethyluridine(34)-2'-O)-methyltransferase TrmL has protein sequence MLDIVLYQPEIPPNTGNIIRLCANSGFTLHLIEPLGFEWDDKRVRRAGLDYHEFAHVKRHANLEAYLEDAKPNRVFACTTKGKAFHSDVSYQKGDALIFGPETRGLPDEYIQSLPPEQRVRIPMLPDSRSMNLSNAVSVFVYESWRQFGYEGAR, from the coding sequence ATGCTAGATATTGTACTTTATCAGCCTGAAATTCCGCCCAATACGGGCAATATCATTCGTTTATGCGCAAATAGTGGTTTTACGCTCCATTTAATAGAGCCACTAGGCTTTGAGTGGGACGACAAACGGGTACGCCGAGCAGGCTTAGATTATCATGAGTTTGCTCACGTTAAGCGCCATGCAAACTTAGAAGCCTACCTTGAGGATGCGAAGCCGAACCGAGTATTTGCTTGTACAACAAAAGGCAAAGCGTTTCATAGTGATGTGTCTTATCAAAAAGGTGACGCCCTCATATTTGGCCCAGAAACCCGTGGTTTACCCGATGAATATATTCAGTCACTGCCGCCAGAACAGCGGGTTCGTATTCCTATGCTACCAGACAGCCGAAGTATGAATTTGTCAAACGCCGTTTCGGTATTTGTGTACGAAAGTTGGCGTCAATTTGGCTACGAAGGTGCGAGGTAG
- a CDS encoding rhodanese-like domain-containing protein encodes MDQLIEFAGNNIVLAGIWVALVAMLIFSYISAWTSSVKELSTHEATLLMNKSDAIVLDMRPAKDFKAGHILGARQIKPEEVREKNFKKLENSKDKPIIVVCAMGNQARGTANAMLKDGFANVNVLKGGMNAWQSASLPVSK; translated from the coding sequence ATGGATCAACTAATAGAATTTGCTGGCAACAATATTGTGCTTGCTGGTATTTGGGTTGCGCTGGTTGCCATGTTGATATTTAGTTATATCAGTGCATGGACATCTTCAGTAAAAGAGTTGAGCACACACGAAGCAACGCTACTCATGAACAAAAGCGATGCCATAGTGTTAGATATGCGTCCTGCAAAAGACTTTAAAGCAGGCCACATTTTAGGTGCCAGACAAATTAAGCCTGAAGAAGTACGCGAGAAAAACTTCAAGAAGCTTGAAAACAGTAAAGACAAACCCATTATCGTAGTATGCGCTATGGGTAATCAGGCTCGTGGTACAGCAAATGCGATGCTTAAAGACGGCTTCGCGAATGTGAATGTATTAAAAGGCGGAATGAACGCGTGGCAAAGCGCTAGCCTTCCCGTCTCTAAATAG
- a CDS encoding response regulator transcription factor produces the protein MNLAVKECKTMSSDFHLQSILIIDDDIELTEMLSAYLTSMGYQVTVKNDGEAGLSEALSGNHYDLVLLDVMMPKLDGFDVLKKLRASHSTPVLMLTARGDDYDRILGLEMGADDYLPKPFNHRELVARIKAIVRRHNIATSGGAVEQDLRVENVHLSPSSQVAKIDDIPLTLTSTEFLILRLLMLHAGHRVTKEEISLKVLGKPLQAFDRSIDMHVSNLRKKIAEITINEKIKTIRGVGYMLMMSAAK, from the coding sequence ATGAATTTAGCCGTAAAAGAGTGTAAAACCATGAGTTCTGATTTCCATTTGCAGTCAATACTGATTATTGATGATGATATTGAATTAACAGAAATGCTCTCTGCTTACCTCACCAGCATGGGCTACCAAGTGACCGTAAAGAATGACGGTGAAGCAGGCCTAAGCGAAGCATTGTCGGGTAACCATTATGATCTGGTTCTTCTCGATGTAATGATGCCAAAACTCGATGGATTTGATGTACTGAAGAAACTTCGTGCAAGCCACAGTACGCCAGTACTTATGCTTACCGCACGCGGTGACGACTACGACCGCATTCTTGGCCTTGAAATGGGAGCGGATGACTACCTTCCGAAGCCCTTTAACCATCGTGAACTGGTTGCGCGCATTAAAGCTATTGTACGCAGGCACAACATAGCCACTTCAGGTGGTGCAGTTGAGCAAGATTTACGTGTTGAAAATGTTCACCTTAGCCCAAGTAGTCAAGTTGCAAAAATTGACGATATCCCACTTACACTTACTTCAACGGAATTTTTAATCTTACGCTTATTGATGCTTCACGCTGGTCATCGTGTCACCAAAGAAGAAATTAGCCTCAAAGTACTTGGAAAACCTCTTCAAGCTTTTGACAGAAGTATAGATATGCACGTGAGTAATCTTCGCAAAAAAATAGCTGAAATAACAATAAATGAAAAAATTAAAACCATCCGTGGTGTTGGCTACATGCTAATGATGAGTGCTGCAAAATAA
- the secB gene encoding protein-export chaperone SecB — MADENQTNNNEAAGTQAPQTAQFNIQRIYTKDISFESPNAPAIFTKEWKPEIKLDIDTSTNKLEENVFEVVLSVTVTATLGEETAFLCEVQQAGIFAIGDMPDQNKAHTLGSFCPNMLFPYAREAISNLVNRGTFPPLNLAPVNFDAIFAAYVQKRAQQAQGEAPKMDA, encoded by the coding sequence ATGGCTGACGAGAATCAGACAAATAACAACGAAGCAGCAGGTACTCAGGCACCGCAAACAGCGCAGTTTAATATTCAGCGCATTTACACAAAAGATATCTCTTTTGAATCTCCAAACGCACCAGCAATCTTCACCAAAGAGTGGAAGCCTGAAATTAAGTTAGACATCGACACTAGCACGAACAAGCTGGAAGAAAATGTTTTTGAAGTAGTGCTTTCGGTTACCGTTACAGCAACACTTGGTGAAGAAACTGCATTCCTGTGTGAAGTGCAACAAGCCGGTATTTTCGCAATTGGCGACATGCCAGACCAGAACAAGGCACATACATTGGGCTCGTTCTGCCCAAACATGCTTTTCCCATATGCGCGTGAAGCAATTTCGAACTTAGTTAACCGTGGTACGTTCCCTCCACTTAATCTAGCGCCTGTAAACTTCGATGCTATTTTTGCAGCTTACGTGCAAAAACGCGCTCAACAAGCACAGGGCGAAGCACCCAAAATGGACGCCTAA
- a CDS encoding ATP-binding protein: MMILRRLNPTRAIVGRLFLWFWATFIVTALLAIWGSRLFFEDLQVVEIKPMELKNLQAVAQRLTRERFIRFPLEDALRRNSRGIRGRLIAVNVSTGTVISYNGPPLRENEKRDLLRLVNQQAPIGIKRGALKLIGPVFFEKQNQQYALFSAKLDMSEKQTPPVLLFLCIALITTVLLSWLFARSLTKPLLQIQSSAKRLAEGEWQTRVNIGSKRHDELGQLARDFNVMAAQLENMWGAQKRLLADVSHELRSPLTRLQMALGLAYQQNVDINTLERVEREAERMEALISQLLTLSRAEAGSANIKACSLSQILDDVFKDANFEAATCSKQLQIETVPQKTVLADGIMLCRAVENVLRNAIRHSRLLTKVSFGEDEATWFIRIVDDGEGLSLDECKRIFSPFYRASLARERTSGGVGLGLSIAKAAVELHHGRIDAVPISGSGLQVTLIFPKELSSAP; encoded by the coding sequence ATGATGATTCTACGCCGGTTAAATCCTACTCGAGCCATCGTAGGGCGCCTTTTTTTATGGTTTTGGGCAACGTTTATCGTTACGGCTTTACTTGCTATCTGGGGAAGCCGTCTGTTTTTTGAAGATCTGCAGGTAGTTGAAATAAAGCCCATGGAACTGAAAAACCTTCAGGCGGTTGCGCAGCGGCTTACGAGGGAGAGGTTTATAAGGTTCCCTCTAGAAGACGCATTAAGGCGAAATTCACGAGGGATTAGGGGACGCTTAATAGCCGTGAATGTCAGTACAGGCACCGTCATTTCATACAATGGCCCGCCGCTTCGCGAGAATGAGAAGCGAGACTTGCTAAGGCTAGTAAATCAACAAGCACCAATAGGTATAAAGCGCGGCGCGTTGAAGTTAATTGGGCCAGTTTTCTTCGAGAAGCAAAATCAGCAATACGCATTATTTAGTGCGAAGCTGGATATGTCAGAGAAGCAAACCCCACCGGTACTTTTATTTCTTTGCATTGCACTGATAACCACTGTACTGCTCAGTTGGCTGTTTGCCCGCTCTTTAACAAAACCGCTTTTGCAAATTCAAAGCTCTGCAAAAAGGTTGGCAGAAGGAGAGTGGCAAACCAGAGTCAATATTGGTTCAAAGAGGCACGATGAGCTCGGTCAATTAGCTCGGGACTTCAATGTTATGGCAGCACAGCTAGAGAATATGTGGGGAGCGCAGAAAAGGTTACTTGCGGATGTTTCACATGAACTGCGCTCACCCCTAACACGACTGCAAATGGCATTGGGACTTGCCTACCAACAAAATGTGGACATTAATACGCTCGAGCGCGTGGAACGCGAAGCTGAAAGGATGGAAGCACTCATATCACAGCTATTAACGCTCAGTAGAGCTGAAGCGGGCAGCGCTAACATTAAGGCATGCTCGCTGTCTCAGATTCTTGATGATGTATTCAAAGATGCAAATTTTGAAGCAGCTACCTGCAGCAAACAATTACAAATAGAAACCGTGCCACAAAAGACCGTATTGGCTGACGGTATTATGCTTTGTAGAGCCGTTGAAAACGTACTTAGAAATGCTATACGGCACAGTCGCTTGTTAACTAAAGTCAGTTTTGGTGAGGATGAAGCCACGTGGTTTATTCGTATAGTTGATGATGGGGAGGGGTTGAGCCTTGATGAATGTAAGCGTATTTTCTCGCCGTTTTATAGGGCGTCACTGGCAAGAGAGCGTACGTCGGGTGGTGTAGGACTCGGTTTATCCATTGCAAAAGCTGCGGTTGAGTTGCATCATGGACGCATCGATGCTGTGCCCATCTCTGGCAGTGGGTTGCAAGTTACGCTAATTTTTCCAAAAGAATTGAGCAGCGCCCCTTAA
- the argB gene encoding acetylglutamate kinase — protein sequence MSVSPIVIKVGGALLDDAAAMTRLFLSVKDVQATRPVVVVHGGGPLVETLMASLGLQSTKIDGLRVTPDEHMPYICGALAGSANKQLCAAALAAGITPVGLSLLDGNMVVCEPLADQYGAVGVPSTADASFLKNVLAQSTLPVISSIGSSPQGRLLNVNADQAATVIAELLNAELLLLSNVDGVLDGNKLLISELNAASISTYADEGVITDGMKVKVDAALASAENLGRAVYIASWAADINDILNKKTGTQILPAALTNTPSTNADLPHTDFTKGNAGEVQ from the coding sequence ATGAGTGTTTCACCAATTGTAATTAAAGTTGGCGGTGCATTACTTGATGATGCGGCGGCAATGACGCGCTTATTTCTAAGCGTAAAAGACGTTCAAGCAACACGCCCGGTTGTGGTAGTACATGGGGGCGGCCCGTTAGTGGAAACACTGATGGCGAGCCTTGGCCTTCAAAGCACAAAAATTGATGGTCTACGTGTTACGCCCGACGAGCACATGCCTTATATCTGCGGGGCGCTAGCGGGCTCTGCTAATAAACAGCTTTGCGCTGCGGCGCTTGCTGCTGGTATTACGCCAGTTGGCTTATCGTTATTAGACGGCAATATGGTGGTGTGCGAGCCACTGGCAGACCAGTATGGCGCCGTTGGCGTGCCATCAACGGCAGACGCTTCGTTTTTAAAAAACGTTTTGGCGCAGTCAACCCTTCCTGTCATTAGCTCAATTGGCTCAAGCCCACAAGGCCGATTGCTGAATGTCAATGCCGACCAAGCGGCTACGGTTATTGCCGAGCTTCTTAACGCTGAACTTTTACTCCTTTCCAATGTTGACGGTGTGCTAGACGGCAACAAATTGCTAATTAGCGAACTTAACGCAGCAAGTATATCGACGTACGCAGATGAAGGCGTTATCACCGACGGAATGAAAGTGAAAGTAGATGCGGCACTAGCGTCTGCAGAGAATTTAGGCCGCGCGGTTTATATCGCAAGCTGGGCCGCCGACATCAACGACATCTTAAATAAAAAAACGGGTACACAAATTCTGCCCGCAGCGCTGACAAATACACCGTCAACAAACGCTGACTTACCCCACACCGATTTTACAAAAGGCAATGCCGGAGAAGTACAATGA